A part of Acropora palmata chromosome 6, jaAcrPala1.3, whole genome shotgun sequence genomic DNA contains:
- the LOC141884596 gene encoding uncharacterized protein LOC141884596 gives MGKLHPSGSPCPTDEWTLCLFATFLARSVQHSLIKVYLSAVHSLHIEEGFLDPLVNCLRLQRVVRGIKRIQGSSQVQRLPITDDILMIIFNSLDLSLPDHCMFWAACTLANFGFLQSAEFTVPNLASFSPALHLGVVDLSVDSDSHPDCLRVRIKASKTDPFRKGCFIHIGKGSFPLCALQAVKAYLVVRGNSGGPLFLFQDGRPLSRALLTGWLREILARAGVPGNFSSHSFRIGAATVAARRGIPDHLIQALGRWSSDAYKSYIRTPSETLASLSSCLTYGPLGP, from the coding sequence ATGGGCAAACTGCATCCCAGCGGCTCTCCTTGCCCGACCGATGAATGGACGTTATGCCTGTTTGCCACCTTTTTGGCAAGATCAGTTCAACACTCCTTGATAAAGGTCTATCTTTCAGCTGTTCACTCCTTACACATTGAAGAGGGTTTTCTAGACCCTTTGGTCAATTGTCTCCGCTTGCAACGGGTAGTACGGGGTATCAAACGCATTCAGGGTTCTTCACAAGTTCAACGATTACCAATCACAGACGATATCCTGATGATTATCTTTAACTCCTTAGATCTATCACTTCCGGACCACTGCATGTTCTGGGCGGCGTGTACCCTGGCtaattttggttttcttcaaTCGGCAGAATTTACGGTTCCCAATTTGGCCAGTTTCTCCCCTGCTCTTCACTTGGGTGTTGTCGATCTCTCTGTAGATTCAGACTCCCACCCTGATTGCCTGCGAGTGCGGATTAAAGCTTCCAAGACTGACCCTTTCCGCAAAGGTTGCTTCATCCACATTGGCAAGGGTAGCTTTCCACTCTGTGCCCTCCAGGCGGTCAAGGCATATCTGGTAGTCCGCGGCAATTCTGGTGGCCCACTCTTCCTATTTCAGGATGGTCGGCCATTGTCTCGTGCTCTCCTAACTGGCTGGCTCAGGGAGATTTTGGCACGTGCCGGAGTTCCAGGGAACTTCTCCAGCCACAGTTTTCGTATCGGAGCGGCCACAGTGGCAGCTCGTCGCGGCATCCCTGACCACCTCATTCAAGCCTTGGGCCGTTGGTCTAGCGATGCCTACAAGTCTTACATCCGCACACCTTCTGAAACATTGGCTTCACTCTCCTCTTGTTTGACCTATGGGCCCCTTGGTCCCTGA
- the LOC141884590 gene encoding uncharacterized protein LOC141884590, with protein sequence MVSKYGQGALMAKFDVEAAYRNIAVHPGYRYLLGLKWRDHYYVDLALPFGLRSAPFIFNSVADMVEWILRHAHNVSDLMHYLDDFITAGPSASSQCADNMATSLAACRALGLPLHPDKCIGPSSHLLVLGIELDSRAQVARLPEDKLCALQELIQSWRNRRWCTRRQLESLIGHLHHAAKVVWPGCTFLRHMIDLLRCFRNRDHPIRLNAEFHLDLQWWFQFLSSWNGVAFWLFPGMAAAPDLVVTSDASGSLGFGAYFRGEWFSGSWIPSQAPQSIAYKELFPVVIAAHLWGPQWARRYVLFRTDNEAVVYILNSRTSKIPDLMHLLRHLLASAAHYDFFFSSQHVPGIHNGIADALSRFHWQEFRSLAPEAQLLPVSIPPQLLEELTSHP encoded by the coding sequence ATGGTTTCAAAGTATGGTCAAGGAGCCCTGATGGCCAAGTTTGATGTGGAGGCAGCTTATCGCAACATCGCCGTCCATCCCGGATATCGATATCTGTTGGGCTTGAAGTGGCGGGATCACTATTACGTGGATTTAGCCTTACCGTTCGGTCTCCGCTCGGCACCCTTTATCTTCAATTCTGTGGCTGACATGGTGGAGTGGATTCTCCGTCATGCTCACAATGTCTCGGACTTGATGCACTATTTAGATGACTTCATAACCGCAGGCCCCTCAGCATCCAGTCAATGTGCAGACAATATGGCGACGTCATTGGCAGCTTGCAGAGCGTTAGGGCTACCTCTCCATCCTGACAAGTGTATCGGTCCATCCTCTCACTTGCTGGTACTAGGCATCGAACTGGACTCCAGGGCTCAGGTCGCTCGCCTTCCAGAAGATAAGCTTTGTGCTTTGCAGGAACTGATTCAGTCGTGGCGCAATCGTCGCTGGTGTACCAGGCGTCAATTGGAGTCTCTTATTGGCCATTTACATCACGCTGCAAAGGTTGTGTGGCCAGGGTGTACCTTTTTGCGCCACATGATCGACCTTCTCCGTTGTTTCCGCAACCGCGACCATCCCATTCGCTTAAACGCGGAATTTCATCTGGATCTCCAGTGGTGGTTTCAGTTCTTGTCCTCTTGGAATGGAGTTGCCTTTTGGCTGTTTCCAGGCATGGCGGCTGCCCCTGACTTGGTGGTCACTTCAGATGCGTCTGGCTCCCTAGGCTTTGGCGCCTACTTCAGGGGAGAGTGGTTCTCCGGCTCCTGGATCCCCTCCCAAGCCCCTCAGTCCATAGCGTATAAGGAGTTGTTTCCAGTTGTGATTGCTGCTCATCTGTGGGGCCCTCAGTGGGCTAGGCGTTACGTTCTCTTTCGTACAGATAACGAGGCAGTAGTGTACATCCTCAACTCCAGAACATCCAAGATCCCGGATCTGATGCACCTGCTCCGCCATCTTCTTGCATCTGCTGCGCAttatgattttttcttttcctcccAGCATGTTCCCGGGATTCATAATGGTATTGCTGATGCGCTGTCCCGCTTTCATTGGCAGGAGTTCAGGAGTCTGGCGCCAGAAGCTCAGTTGCTTCCAGTGTCTATCCCACCTCAGCTGTTGGAGGAATTGACCAGCCATCCTTAG